From the uncultured Trichococcus sp. genome, one window contains:
- the ribD gene encoding bifunctional diaminohydroxyphosphoribosylaminopyrimidine deaminase/5-amino-6-(5-phosphoribosylamino)uracil reductase RibD: MQDMDTHFMQMALELAEKGRGAVAPNPMVGAIIVKDGRIIGSGYHEKIGEGHAEVNAFRSATEDVAGATIYVTLEPCSHYGKTPPCSDKIIEKKIGRVVIAALDPNPLVSGRGVKKLQDAGIEVVTGVLAEESSRLNEIFMKYIVKKEPFVIMKAAMSLDGKIATRTGESQWITGPAARERVHQLRSTLSGIMVGVQTVIMDDPQLTSRIPGGKNPVRIIVDSTLCIPLEAKVLQNQDTAKTIIATTERADRSKAARLEEAGIELLTVSAKDGRTDLKVLMRTLGERGIDSILLEGGATLNFSALQANIVDKVQVYIAPKLIGGETAKTPVGGDGIEKLSQAFSVIELKASTVGEDILLEGYISKNE; the protein is encoded by the coding sequence ATGCAAGATATGGATACACACTTTATGCAAATGGCACTGGAACTTGCCGAGAAAGGACGCGGGGCCGTCGCACCAAATCCGATGGTCGGCGCCATCATCGTCAAGGACGGACGCATCATCGGGTCCGGCTACCACGAAAAAATCGGGGAAGGACATGCTGAAGTGAACGCGTTCCGCTCGGCAACGGAAGATGTGGCGGGCGCGACCATCTACGTGACTTTGGAACCCTGCTCCCATTACGGAAAAACGCCGCCCTGCTCCGACAAGATCATCGAAAAGAAGATTGGGCGGGTCGTCATCGCGGCTTTGGATCCGAATCCGTTGGTTTCCGGGCGCGGCGTCAAGAAACTGCAGGATGCCGGCATCGAAGTGGTGACAGGCGTCCTGGCCGAAGAAAGCAGCCGTTTGAATGAAATATTCATGAAATATATAGTAAAAAAAGAGCCCTTCGTCATCATGAAAGCAGCGATGTCGTTGGACGGAAAGATCGCGACCCGGACCGGCGAATCGCAATGGATCACCGGTCCTGCCGCAAGGGAACGCGTGCACCAACTGCGGAGCACTCTCAGTGGCATCATGGTCGGCGTCCAGACCGTCATCATGGACGATCCGCAGCTGACCTCCCGCATTCCGGGCGGAAAAAATCCGGTTCGGATCATCGTCGACAGCACCTTGTGCATCCCGCTGGAAGCAAAAGTGCTCCAAAATCAGGACACGGCCAAGACTATCATCGCAACGACAGAACGGGCGGACCGCAGCAAGGCAGCCCGGCTCGAAGAGGCCGGCATCGAGCTTCTGACTGTATCCGCCAAGGATGGCCGGACCGATCTGAAAGTGCTGATGAGAACCCTCGGGGAGCGCGGAATTGACAGCATCCTGCTGGAAGGCGGCGCAACCCTGAACTTTTCCGCCCTGCAGGCGAACATCGTCGACAAGGTGCAGGTCTACATCGCCCCGAAACTGATCGGGGGAGAAACAGCAAAAACACCTGTCGGCGGAGATGGCATCGAAAAGCTGAGCCAAGCTTTCAGCGTAATCGAACTGAAAGCCAGCACCGTCGGGGAAGACATCCTCTTGGAAGGCTACATTTCCAAGAACGAATAA
- the argB gene encoding acetylglutamate kinase, with protein sequence MKMNKSNCEKAEMLVEVLPYVNRFRDKIIVIKYGGNAMINEELKKAVMQDLLLMKSVGMHPILVHGGGPAINDMLKKLKIESHFEQGLRVTDKETMEVVEMVLAGKVNKDIVGTLNQLGGKGIGLSGKDGNLIQARKKYLEKNGEKIDIGYVGEVEAVNKEMLESLIYSGYIPIISSIGMGKDGMSYNINADYVAGAVAKAVQANKFILLTDVEGIFRDYHDKDSLISRITLEEIEALEADGIISGGMVPKVDCCIDALKGGVAGAHIIDGRLRHSILLEVFFDEGIGTMIDRDKEGVLE encoded by the coding sequence ATGAAGATGAACAAGAGCAATTGTGAAAAAGCCGAAATGCTTGTCGAAGTATTGCCTTACGTCAACCGTTTCCGCGATAAGATCATCGTCATCAAATACGGCGGCAATGCCATGATCAATGAAGAACTGAAAAAAGCCGTTATGCAGGATCTGTTGTTGATGAAATCGGTGGGCATGCACCCGATTCTCGTCCATGGCGGCGGGCCGGCCATCAACGATATGCTGAAAAAGCTGAAGATCGAGAGCCACTTCGAACAGGGGCTGCGTGTGACGGATAAAGAGACGATGGAAGTCGTCGAAATGGTGTTGGCTGGCAAAGTCAACAAGGATATCGTCGGCACGCTGAACCAGCTTGGCGGCAAAGGCATCGGCTTGTCAGGGAAAGACGGCAATCTGATCCAAGCGCGCAAAAAATATCTGGAAAAGAACGGCGAAAAAATCGACATCGGCTATGTCGGCGAAGTGGAAGCAGTCAACAAGGAAATGTTGGAGTCGCTCATCTACAGCGGCTACATCCCGATCATTTCCTCCATCGGGATGGGCAAGGACGGGATGAGCTACAACATCAACGCCGATTATGTAGCCGGCGCTGTGGCGAAAGCCGTTCAGGCAAACAAATTCATCCTGCTGACGGATGTGGAAGGGATTTTCCGCGACTATCATGATAAGGATTCCCTCATCTCGCGCATTACGCTCGAAGAGATCGAAGCGTTGGAAGCGGATGGCATCATCTCAGGCGGAATGGTTCCGAAGGTGGACTGCTGCATCGACGCCTTGAAGGGCGGCGTTGCCGGAGCGCACATCATTGACGGCCGTCTGCGCCACTCGATTTTATTGGAAGTGTTTTTTGACGAAGGGATCGGCACGATGATCGATCGCGATAAGGAAGGGGTATTGGAATAA
- the argC gene encoding N-acetyl-gamma-glutamyl-phosphate reductase, protein MIHVSIIGATGYTGVELVRLLGLREDVVLDHLTSRTYAGQKIQHLFPHLLGNVDHTCEELDLEQVTADSDVIFVALPHGHALPIAKKAKEKGKKVIDLGADFRLKDAAVYEEWYKVAHTEPELLEEAVYGLPEWDRDAIKDATVIANPGCFVTSILLGLMPLMKKKGWVVPNSIVCDSKSGTSGAGRAGNVANLFTEVESSFKAYGVAHHRHTPEIEQLLTQMAGTDTMIQFTPHLVPMSRGILSTIYATVTGGHTADEIHALFEETYADEPFVQVLPAGMWPMTKSVKGTNNCQLGVTYDERTGRVIIVSVIDNLMKGAAGQAVQNMNLMFGLAETTGLQMIGLFP, encoded by the coding sequence ATGATTCATGTCAGTATCATTGGAGCAACAGGTTACACGGGGGTGGAATTAGTCCGATTATTGGGATTGCGCGAGGATGTGGTTTTGGATCATCTGACCTCCCGTACATATGCGGGTCAAAAGATCCAGCATCTTTTTCCGCACCTGTTGGGCAACGTAGATCACACCTGCGAAGAATTGGATCTGGAACAGGTGACGGCGGACAGCGATGTGATTTTTGTGGCCCTGCCGCATGGACACGCGTTGCCGATAGCCAAAAAAGCCAAAGAAAAAGGCAAAAAGGTCATCGATCTGGGGGCTGATTTCCGCTTGAAGGACGCAGCCGTCTATGAAGAATGGTACAAAGTCGCGCACACCGAGCCGGAACTTTTGGAGGAAGCCGTCTACGGTCTGCCTGAATGGGACCGCGACGCGATCAAGGATGCAACAGTCATCGCGAATCCGGGTTGCTTTGTGACAAGCATCCTCCTGGGATTGATGCCTTTGATGAAGAAAAAAGGATGGGTCGTGCCGAACAGCATCGTCTGCGATTCCAAATCCGGCACATCCGGAGCGGGCCGCGCCGGCAACGTAGCGAACCTCTTCACTGAGGTGGAAAGCAGCTTCAAAGCCTACGGTGTAGCGCATCACCGCCACACACCGGAAATCGAGCAGCTGTTGACGCAGATGGCCGGCACGGACACGATGATCCAATTCACACCGCATCTTGTGCCGATGAGCCGAGGCATCCTCAGCACCATCTATGCGACGGTCACTGGGGGGCATACAGCGGACGAAATCCACGCCCTTTTTGAGGAAACGTACGCTGATGAACCGTTTGTGCAGGTTCTGCCTGCGGGCATGTGGCCGATGACGAAATCGGTGAAAGGCACAAATAACTGCCAATTGGGTGTCACCTACGACGAACGCACAGGCCGGGTCATCATCGTGTCGGTCATCGACAACTTGATGAAGGGTGCTGCCGGCCAAGCCGTGCAAAACATGAACCTGATGTTCGGGCTTGCCGAAACGACAGGATTACAGATGATAGGGCTTTTCCCGTAA
- the argF gene encoding ornithine carbamoyltransferase encodes MLEQVFQGRSLLAEKDFTREELEYLIDFSAHLKDLKKRNIPHRYLEGKNIALLFEKASTRTRAAFTVAAIDLGAHPEYLGKNDIQLGKKESVEDTAKVLGSMFDGIEFRGFSQKTVEDLAKYAGVPVWNGLTDEWHPTQMIADFLTVKEHFGKLAGLKLVYVGDGRNNVANSLLVTGAILGVNVTICAPESLFPTEELVEMAQKFAEKSGSKIEITADVAKGVKAADVLYTDVWVSMGEEDKFEERIELLTPYQINMEMIEKTGNDDVIMLHCLPAFHDTKTQYGQEIAETFGMREMEVTDGAFRSKHGLQFEQAENRMHSIKAIMAATLGNLFIPKV; translated from the coding sequence ATTTTGGAACAAGTATTTCAAGGAAGAAGCTTATTGGCGGAAAAAGATTTCACTCGGGAAGAATTGGAGTATCTGATCGATTTTTCGGCGCATCTGAAGGATCTGAAGAAACGGAATATTCCGCACCGTTATCTGGAAGGCAAAAACATTGCCCTTTTGTTCGAAAAAGCATCCACTCGTACCAGAGCCGCTTTCACAGTGGCTGCCATCGATCTTGGGGCACATCCTGAATACCTCGGGAAAAATGATATCCAATTGGGCAAGAAGGAATCCGTTGAAGACACCGCTAAAGTGCTCGGCAGCATGTTCGACGGGATCGAATTCCGCGGCTTCAGCCAAAAGACCGTCGAAGACCTGGCGAAATATGCCGGCGTGCCGGTATGGAACGGCTTGACCGATGAGTGGCATCCGACCCAAATGATCGCCGATTTCCTGACTGTCAAAGAGCATTTCGGCAAGCTGGCCGGACTTAAGTTGGTCTATGTAGGGGACGGGCGCAACAATGTCGCCAACAGCCTGTTGGTTACCGGCGCTATCCTGGGCGTTAACGTCACAATCTGCGCGCCGGAATCGCTGTTCCCGACCGAAGAATTGGTTGAGATGGCACAGAAATTCGCTGAAAAGAGCGGCAGCAAAATCGAAATCACGGCCGATGTGGCCAAAGGCGTAAAAGCGGCCGATGTCCTTTACACCGATGTATGGGTATCGATGGGCGAAGAGGATAAATTCGAGGAACGTATCGAATTGTTGACGCCTTATCAGATCAACATGGAGATGATTGAGAAGACCGGCAATGACGATGTGATCATGCTGCACTGCCTGCCGGCTTTCCATGACACAAAAACGCAGTATGGCCAGGAAATCGCAGAAACATTCGGCATGCGCGAGATGGAAGTGACCGATGGCGCCTTCCGCAGCAAGCACGGTCTTCAGTTTGAACAAGCCGAAAACCGCATGCATTCCATCAAAGCGATCATGGCTGCGACTTTAGGAAATTTATTTATTCCAAAAGTTTGA
- the carB gene encoding carbamoyl-phosphate synthase large subunit, which translates to MPKRTDIKSILVIGSGPIIIGQAAEFDYAGTQACLALREEGYKVILVNSNPATIMTDVEIADKVYMEPLTLEFIANIIRKERPDALLPTLGGQTGLNMAVELDEAGILEEYKVELLGTKLTSIQQAEDRDLFRQLMAELNQPVPESDIVHTVGEALSFAAEIGYPLIVRPAFTMGGTGGGICHNEADLREIVANGLRYSPVTQCLLEKSIAGFKEIEYEVMRDSNDNAIVVCNMENIDPVGVHTGDSVVVAPSQTLSDKEYQMLRDVSLQIIRALKIEGGCNVQLALDPYSFDYYIIEVNPRVSRSSALASKATGYPIAKMAAKIAVGLTLDEMKNPVTGTSYAAFEPALDYIVSKIPRFPFDKFEKGDRTLGTQMKATGEVMAMGHTFEESMLKAVRSLEYGVNHLALPKDQGQTVTMAEIEQNIRVACDERLFYLGEALRRGVTPETIHEWSEIDYFFLYKFKHIIDLEKEVAAAEPKDLEILREAKKYGFSDEIIAELWGMASEDIYALRKANGIVPVFKMVDTCAGEFESFTPYFYSTYEMEQESFPSDREKVIVLGSGPIRIGQGVEFDYATVHAVWAIQEAGYEAIVVNNNPETVSTDFSISDKLYFEPLTEEDVMAIIDLEQPLGVVVQFGGQTAINLADKLVKHGVKILGTSLEDLDRAEDRKLFEQLLRDLDIPQAPGKTAVTVEEAVAVADEIGYPVLVRPSYVLGGRAMQIVYNQADLEKYMREAVVASPERPVLVDHYLIGQELEVDAICDGETVLIPGIMEHIERAGVHSGDSIAVYPPQNLSPELIQTIEDYTIRVAQGLNTIGLVNIQFVISDGVVYIIEVNPRASRTIPFLSKVTGIPMANLAMQGILGIKLKDQGYRSGLVPSKSGVYVKMPVFSFNKLKKVDTVLGPEMKSTGEIIGKDKILSKALYKAFRAANIEIPEYGTALLTIADKDKQEILPLAKRLVAVGYRLLATKGTGEALLDAQVPVTILQNGDAKRENILKSMHNGEIQFIINTMTEGKTEETDGYFIRREAADNNLPCLTSLDTAEALLQAMEMMHFQLQAVGTEPL; encoded by the coding sequence ATGCCTAAACGAACAGACATCAAGTCGATCCTAGTGATCGGCTCGGGACCTATCATCATCGGCCAAGCCGCGGAATTTGACTATGCTGGAACGCAAGCATGTTTAGCCTTAAGGGAAGAAGGATACAAGGTTATCCTGGTCAACTCCAATCCTGCTACGATCATGACGGACGTTGAAATCGCCGATAAAGTCTATATGGAACCACTGACGCTGGAGTTCATCGCGAACATCATCCGCAAAGAGCGCCCGGATGCCTTATTGCCGACATTGGGCGGCCAGACCGGTTTGAACATGGCGGTGGAACTGGATGAAGCCGGCATCCTGGAGGAGTACAAGGTCGAGTTGCTTGGCACGAAACTGACTTCCATCCAACAAGCCGAAGACCGCGATCTGTTCCGTCAATTGATGGCGGAATTGAATCAGCCGGTTCCGGAGAGCGATATCGTCCACACCGTTGGGGAAGCTTTGAGCTTCGCGGCGGAAATCGGTTATCCGCTGATCGTCCGTCCGGCTTTCACGATGGGCGGAACCGGCGGCGGCATCTGCCACAATGAAGCCGACCTGCGCGAAATCGTGGCCAATGGCTTGCGCTACTCACCGGTGACGCAATGTCTGCTGGAGAAATCGATCGCCGGCTTCAAGGAAATCGAATACGAAGTGATGCGCGACAGCAACGACAACGCGATCGTTGTCTGCAACATGGAAAACATCGACCCGGTCGGCGTCCATACGGGCGATTCCGTCGTCGTGGCGCCTTCGCAAACGTTGTCCGACAAAGAATACCAGATGCTGCGCGATGTCTCGCTGCAGATCATCCGCGCCCTGAAAATCGAAGGCGGCTGCAATGTCCAGTTGGCATTGGATCCGTACTCGTTCGACTACTACATCATCGAAGTCAATCCGCGCGTCAGCCGTTCTTCGGCTTTGGCGAGCAAGGCGACCGGTTACCCGATCGCGAAGATGGCGGCGAAGATCGCCGTCGGCCTGACCTTGGATGAAATGAAGAACCCGGTAACCGGCACGTCCTATGCGGCTTTCGAGCCGGCTTTGGATTACATCGTCTCGAAAATCCCGCGTTTCCCGTTCGATAAATTCGAAAAGGGCGACCGTACCCTCGGCACGCAGATGAAAGCGACAGGCGAAGTCATGGCCATGGGCCATACGTTCGAGGAATCGATGCTGAAAGCCGTCCGTTCGCTGGAATACGGCGTCAACCATCTGGCCTTGCCGAAAGACCAAGGCCAGACCGTGACGATGGCAGAAATCGAACAGAATATCCGTGTCGCTTGCGACGAGCGCCTGTTCTATCTGGGCGAAGCGTTGCGCCGCGGCGTGACACCGGAAACGATCCACGAATGGAGCGAAATCGACTACTTTTTCCTGTACAAATTCAAGCACATCATCGACTTGGAGAAGGAAGTGGCGGCAGCCGAACCGAAAGACCTCGAGATCCTGCGCGAAGCGAAGAAATACGGCTTCAGCGATGAGATCATCGCGGAACTGTGGGGCATGGCTTCGGAAGACATCTACGCGTTGCGCAAAGCCAATGGCATCGTCCCTGTCTTCAAGATGGTGGATACGTGTGCGGGCGAATTCGAATCCTTCACACCGTACTTCTACAGCACGTATGAGATGGAACAGGAATCGTTCCCGAGCGACCGCGAAAAAGTCATCGTCTTGGGTTCCGGTCCGATCCGCATCGGCCAAGGGGTCGAGTTCGACTACGCAACGGTGCATGCGGTCTGGGCAATCCAGGAAGCCGGCTATGAAGCGATCGTCGTCAACAACAACCCGGAAACCGTTTCGACGGACTTCTCGATTTCCGACAAGCTGTATTTCGAACCATTGACCGAAGAAGACGTGATGGCCATCATCGATCTGGAACAACCGCTGGGCGTCGTTGTGCAGTTCGGTGGCCAAACGGCCATCAACCTGGCCGACAAATTGGTCAAACACGGCGTCAAGATCCTGGGTACAAGCCTGGAAGATCTGGACCGCGCCGAAGACCGCAAACTGTTCGAACAGTTGTTGCGCGACTTGGATATCCCGCAGGCACCCGGCAAAACAGCCGTGACCGTTGAAGAAGCGGTCGCAGTTGCCGACGAAATCGGCTATCCGGTCTTGGTGCGTCCGTCCTACGTATTGGGCGGCCGGGCGATGCAGATCGTCTACAACCAAGCCGACCTTGAGAAATACATGCGCGAAGCGGTCGTGGCCAGTCCCGAACGTCCGGTCCTGGTCGATCATTACCTGATCGGACAAGAGCTGGAAGTCGATGCGATCTGCGACGGCGAGACCGTCCTGATCCCGGGCATCATGGAACACATCGAACGCGCCGGGGTCCACTCGGGCGACTCGATTGCGGTTTACCCGCCGCAGAACCTGTCGCCGGAACTGATCCAGACGATCGAAGACTACACGATCCGTGTGGCGCAAGGCTTGAACACCATCGGCTTGGTGAACATCCAGTTCGTCATCAGCGACGGCGTCGTCTACATCATCGAAGTGAATCCGCGCGCGAGCCGGACGATCCCGTTCCTGAGCAAAGTGACCGGCATCCCGATGGCGAACTTGGCGATGCAGGGCATCCTGGGCATCAAACTGAAAGATCAAGGCTACCGGAGCGGGTTGGTTCCGTCCAAATCCGGTGTATACGTGAAGATGCCGGTGTTCAGTTTCAACAAACTGAAGAAAGTCGACACCGTACTGGGTCCGGAAATGAAGTCCACAGGGGAGATCATCGGCAAGGATAAAATCCTTTCCAAAGCCTTGTATAAGGCCTTCCGTGCTGCCAATATCGAGATTCCCGAGTACGGAACAGCGCTGTTGACGATTGCGGATAAGGACAAGCAGGAAATCCTGCCGCTGGCGAAACGCTTGGTTGCGGTCGGCTACCGTTTGCTTGCAACCAAGGGCACTGGGGAAGCCTTGTTGGATGCGCAAGTGCCGGTTACGATCCTCCAAAACGGTGATGCGAAACGGGAAAATATCCTGAAAAGCATGCATAACGGAGAAATCCAGTTCATCATCAATACGATGACCGAAGGCAAGACCGAGGAAACCGACGGCTATTTCATCCGCCGGGAGGCAGCGGACAACAATCTGCCGTGCCTGACCTCGCTGGATACGGCCGAGGCGTTGCTGCAGGCGATGGAAATGATGCATTTCCAGCTGCAGGCAGTCGGGACCGAACCTTTATAA
- the argJ gene encoding bifunctional glutamate N-acetyltransferase/amino-acid acetyltransferase ArgJ: MIKKLHKSGVTAAAGVQAAGIHAGFKKRKKDMALLYFPDGATVAGVFTKNKVKAAPVQYDQQALQQHDRFKAILINSGNANACTGKQGKADVEETVKLLSAELNIQPEEVLVSSTGVIGMFMNMETMKKGVKAIAPEVSEFGGAAASKAIMTTDTVPKEVSFTFEIGGKTATIGGMVKGSGMIHPNLGTMLGYITTDVAISQTALHAMLLKAADATFNHATVDGDTSTNDSVFVAATGKLDNPMIASADDAGYAEVEAAVLSICSQLAQLLVKDGEGATKFVEVLVSGAKTMADAVSVGKSVATSSLVKTAMFGEDANWGRVITAAGYADTEYFDADVIDIAFSSKNGEIQLCEAGMGVVFDEELAKKILEADEINILIDLHLGTEAASTWTCDFSYDYVKINADYRS, translated from the coding sequence ATGATAAAGAAATTACATAAAAGCGGTGTGACTGCCGCTGCAGGTGTGCAAGCCGCAGGTATCCACGCCGGGTTCAAGAAACGCAAAAAGGACATGGCGCTGCTGTATTTCCCTGATGGGGCAACAGTTGCGGGTGTCTTCACCAAAAATAAAGTCAAAGCGGCTCCGGTCCAGTACGATCAACAAGCCCTGCAGCAACATGACCGCTTCAAGGCGATCCTGATCAACAGCGGCAATGCGAATGCCTGTACAGGCAAACAAGGCAAAGCCGATGTGGAAGAGACCGTGAAGCTCCTTTCTGCAGAACTGAACATCCAACCGGAAGAAGTGTTGGTGTCTTCGACAGGCGTCATCGGGATGTTCATGAACATGGAGACAATGAAAAAAGGGGTCAAGGCGATCGCGCCGGAAGTTTCTGAATTTGGCGGCGCTGCAGCCAGCAAGGCGATCATGACGACGGATACGGTTCCGAAAGAAGTCAGCTTCACCTTTGAAATCGGCGGCAAGACGGCTACCATCGGCGGAATGGTCAAGGGGTCCGGGATGATCCATCCGAACCTTGGCACGATGCTAGGCTACATCACAACCGATGTCGCAATCAGCCAAACAGCTTTACATGCGATGTTACTGAAAGCCGCGGATGCGACCTTCAACCACGCTACCGTCGACGGGGACACGAGCACGAACGATTCCGTCTTTGTGGCCGCAACCGGCAAACTAGACAATCCAATGATTGCTTCCGCTGATGATGCCGGCTATGCCGAGGTTGAAGCGGCCGTCCTGTCGATCTGCTCCCAATTGGCGCAGCTATTGGTCAAGGACGGCGAAGGGGCGACAAAATTTGTCGAGGTCCTGGTTTCCGGCGCGAAGACAATGGCTGATGCGGTTTCGGTCGGCAAATCGGTCGCGACTTCGAGCTTGGTGAAGACGGCGATGTTCGGCGAAGATGCCAACTGGGGCCGTGTCATCACGGCTGCCGGTTATGCGGACACCGAATATTTCGATGCCGATGTGATCGACATCGCCTTCTCAAGCAAGAACGGCGAAATCCAGCTTTGCGAAGCGGGGATGGGTGTCGTCTTCGATGAAGAACTTGCGAAGAAAATACTGGAAGCAGATGAAATCAATATTTTGATCGATCTGCATCTGGGAACAGAAGCCGCCAGCACATGGACATGCGACTTCTCTTACGACTACGTGAAAATAAATGCGGACTACAGGAGCTGA
- a CDS encoding riboflavin synthase: protein MFTGIIEEVGTLKGIRHGQKSSVVTVGGKKVLADTKIGDSISTNGVCLTVTKLHKDAFDADVMPETLQRSNLGALQMGGRVNLERALQLDTRLGGHIVSGHIDGTGSIKEYRKDDNAVWITISAGPELLRYIIEKGSIAIDGVSLTVATVDSQSFQVSIIPHTGAETILLEKKLGDTVNLECDIIGKYVEKLLGLSPQIQTKQSNLSEAFLKENGFF from the coding sequence ATGTTTACTGGGATCATCGAAGAAGTCGGCACCTTAAAAGGCATCCGCCATGGCCAAAAGTCTTCAGTCGTCACTGTCGGTGGAAAAAAAGTGCTGGCAGACACAAAAATCGGCGACAGCATTTCCACCAATGGCGTCTGCCTGACTGTCACGAAGCTGCATAAGGATGCCTTCGATGCGGACGTCATGCCGGAAACGCTGCAGCGCTCAAACCTTGGCGCCCTGCAGATGGGCGGCCGCGTCAATCTGGAACGGGCACTGCAGCTCGACACCCGACTGGGCGGGCATATCGTCAGCGGGCACATCGACGGGACCGGCTCGATCAAGGAATACCGCAAGGACGATAACGCCGTCTGGATCACCATTTCGGCTGGGCCGGAGCTGCTCCGCTACATCATCGAAAAAGGCTCGATCGCCATCGACGGCGTCAGCCTGACTGTAGCGACAGTCGACAGTCAATCGTTCCAGGTATCCATCATTCCCCACACCGGAGCAGAGACGATTTTGCTTGAGAAGAAATTGGGCGATACGGTCAATCTGGAGTGCGACATCATCGGCAAATACGTGGAAAAACTGCTGGGCCTGAGTCCGCAGATACAAACGAAACAAAGCAACCTGTCTGAAGCCTTCCTGAAAGAGAACGGCTTCTTCTGA
- a CDS encoding acetylornithine transaminase produces the protein MNEDIKTKGQAYLMNTFNRGAICMVEGQGSYLKDADGKQYLDFLAGIAVNALGHNHPKVTAAIAEQAAKLVHCSNFYWIEPQVQLAEKLITNSVLDKVFFGNSGAEANEGAIKLARKYGREVHGEGCYEIITADNSFHGRTLATLTATGQKQFHKDYDPFLEGFHYVPFNDFEALAAKVTEKTCAILLEPIQGEGGVYVGDQAYLEQVRALCDEKDILLIFDEVQTGMGRTGKLFAYEGYGVEPDVMTLAKALGNGVPIGALLAKDAVASHFKPGDHGSTFGGNPLVCAAAFATIQAIEDENILVNVNEMGNYFEEKLVAFKEKYDFILDVRGKGLLLGMELAMKGADIVAKCLEKGVIINCTHDTVLRFLPPLNVTSAEIDKAVAVMDEVFQTIEA, from the coding sequence ATGAATGAGGACATAAAAACAAAAGGGCAAGCCTACTTGATGAATACATTCAACCGCGGAGCCATCTGCATGGTCGAAGGACAAGGGAGCTACCTGAAGGATGCGGACGGCAAGCAATATTTGGACTTCCTGGCAGGCATCGCCGTGAACGCGTTAGGGCACAATCATCCGAAAGTGACGGCTGCGATAGCGGAACAGGCGGCCAAACTGGTCCACTGCTCTAACTTTTATTGGATCGAGCCGCAAGTGCAGTTGGCGGAAAAACTGATCACGAATTCCGTTCTGGATAAGGTCTTTTTCGGCAACAGCGGCGCGGAAGCCAATGAAGGAGCCATCAAATTGGCGCGCAAATACGGACGTGAGGTCCACGGCGAAGGCTGCTACGAAATCATCACTGCGGATAACTCTTTCCACGGACGCACGTTGGCGACGTTGACGGCGACCGGCCAAAAACAATTCCATAAAGATTACGATCCGTTCCTGGAAGGTTTCCACTACGTTCCCTTCAATGACTTTGAGGCTTTGGCCGCCAAAGTTACGGAAAAGACATGCGCAATCCTTTTGGAGCCGATCCAGGGCGAAGGCGGCGTCTACGTGGGCGATCAAGCCTACCTGGAGCAAGTGCGTGCGCTTTGCGACGAAAAGGACATCCTGTTGATCTTTGATGAAGTCCAAACTGGCATGGGCCGCACCGGCAAGCTGTTCGCATACGAAGGCTACGGTGTGGAACCGGATGTGATGACTTTGGCGAAAGCTTTGGGCAATGGCGTTCCGATCGGCGCGCTGTTGGCGAAAGATGCCGTCGCTTCGCACTTCAAACCAGGCGACCATGGTTCGACTTTCGGCGGCAATCCGCTTGTCTGTGCGGCAGCTTTCGCAACTATTCAAGCAATCGAAGACGAGAATATCCTGGTGAATGTAAATGAGATGGGCAACTATTTCGAAGAGAAATTAGTGGCATTCAAGGAAAAATACGACTTTATCCTCGATGTGCGCGGCAAAGGCTTGCTGCTCGGCATGGAACTGGCGATGAAGGGAGCCGACATCGTCGCGAAGTGCCTGGAAAAGGGCGTCATCATCAACTGCACGCATGATACGGTATTGCGTTTCCTGCCACCGCTGAATGTGACCAGTGCGGAAATCGACAAGGCTGTTGCAGTGATGGATGAGGTTTTTCAAACAATTGAAGCTTAA